The genomic DNA TGCTTGAAATCCCTTTCACTGAGAAATGTTAGTATTTCTGCATTGGACCTAAATCTTCTTCTCACTGCCTGCCCAAAAATTGAGGTCTTGGTCCTTATCAACCTGGATATTGCGCTGTCAGATGCAACAGCCACAATGGAGCTGGCCAGTCCCTCATTGAAGGATATCTATGTCGAAGCAATCAGTATGGATAAGTTTACGTTGGAGGCTGATAACCTTGAGAATTTGGACTTGAAAGATTGTACTCTTGATGTTTTTGAGCTTATTGGAAAGGGAGCCTTGAGGATTCTCAAGATTGACGATGTTAGTGTGATCCATCTCGACATTGGTGAGAGTACTGAAAATCTTGAGGTTGTGGATGTTAGCAACTTCACAATCATGTGGCCAAAGTTTTACCATATGATCTCAAGATCATCCAAATTGAAGAGGCTTCGGCTTTGGGGTGTTGTGTTTGATGATGAGGATGAAGTTGTGGATTTGGAGGCAATTTCTGTTTGCTTCCCACGGTTAACCCATGTATCCTTAAGTTATGATCTGAGAGATGGAGATCTAAGAGATGGTTATGGCTTGCAGGGGTCAACTCATTTGGAGAATGTGGTTGTCTTGGAACTTGGATGGACAGTAATGAGCTATCTCTTTTCACCTTGGGTAGCTGGACTCGTAGACAGATGCCCCAATCTTAAGAAATTGATCATTTTTGGGATTATTTCAGAGGTTAAAACTCATGAAGAATGTTTGATTTTAGCGAATTTCACTTCATCCATTGTTTGGCTCATGAGGAAATATTTGCATGTAGAGGTTCAGTTTGAATATGAATAGTTCTGCAAAATTCTTTT from Vitis riparia cultivar Riparia Gloire de Montpellier isolate 1030 chromosome 8, EGFV_Vit.rip_1.0, whole genome shotgun sequence includes the following:
- the LOC117919573 gene encoding F-box/LRR-repeat protein At1g67190-like, with amino-acid sequence MFLVMENLPVEVIGNILSRLGAARDVVIASATCRKWREAWQNHLHTLSFNSNDWPVYHDLTTSRLEILITETIFQTSRLEYLSICMDDVDEFSAASVIAWLMYTRETLRQLYYNVRTTPSINILEKCSRQKLEVLDLAQNSITGVEPSYQKFPCLKSLSLRNVSISALDLNLLLTACPKIEVLVLINLDIALSDATATMELASPSLKDIYVEAISMDKFTLEADNLENLDLKDCTLDVFELIGKGALRILKIDDVSVIHLDIGESTENLEVVDVSNFTIMWPKFYHMISRSSKLKRLRLWGVVFDDEDEVVDLEAISVCFPRLTHVSLSYDLRDGDLRDGYGLQGSTHLENVVVLELGWTVMSYLFSPWVAGLVDRCPNLKKLIIFGIISEVKTHEECLILANFTSSIVWLMRKYLHVEVQFEYE